The following are from one region of the Hypanus sabinus isolate sHypSab1 chromosome 14, sHypSab1.hap1, whole genome shotgun sequence genome:
- the LOC132404905 gene encoding C2 calcium-dependent domain-containing protein 4C-like, translated as MLSTTNCLSFRSTLEGLLPWAGMRATNSQNGGGHKNWPPNKSKDIFSVMVTPDRIPKFFIPSLDVHTPGGQPAEVEEGGRSPALLLQPREEGSRRARSPTGSSTRSECTPVRGSPLQRPPASCGDGALLAGELERAADHSDPATRAALSLPHLQKITTPYGFPALGEIPHIRRKESLFFERDVAEIRSLLRSSKQSRALGRSRSSPLTDLKLQKLPGAGVVSRANRSASWETIGSPSLPQASTSLTTLVKDKSKFQILIKKHFSSIKRMRSNSSSARLAGRVLSSFSA; from the coding sequence ATGCTGTCCACGACCAACTGCTTGTCCTTCCGAAGCACGCTGGAGGGTCTGCTGCCCTGGGCCGGCATGAGAGCCACGAACAGCCAGAACGGCGGGGGGCACAAGAACTGGCCGCCCAACAAgtccaaggacatcttcagcGTCATGGTGACTCCTGATCGCATCCCAAAGTTCTTCATCCCATCTCTGGACGTTCACACCCCAGGAGGGCAGCCCGCGGAGGTGGAGGAGGGTGGCCGGTCGCCGGCTTTACTTTTGCAGCCCCGGGAGGAAGGGTCGAGGAGAGCCAGAAGCCCTACCGGGTCCAGCACCAGGAGCGAATGTACCCCGGTGCGGGGAAGTCCGCTGCAAAGGCCCCCGGCGAGCTGCGGGGACGGGGCTCTGCTAGCCGGGGAACTGGAGAGGGCGGCGGACCACTCCGACCCTGCAACCAGGGCTGCGCTCTCCCTACCCCACTTACAGAAAATCACTACCCCTTACGGCTTTCCAGCCCTGGGCGAGATCCCACATATCAGGAGGAAGGAATCGCTCTTCTTTGAGCGCGACGTGGCAGAGATCAGGAGCCTGCTGAGGAGCAGCAAACAGAGTCGGGCGTTAGGCAGGAGCCGCTCCAGCCCACTCACTGACCTCAAGTTGCAGAAGCTCCCTGGCGCCGGCGTAGTCTCCCGGGCCAACAGATCGGCGTCCTGGGAAACCATCGGCAGCCCCAGCCTCCCACAGGCATCCACCTCCTTGACCACCTTAGTCAAAGACAAGAGCAAGTTTCAGATCCTCATTAAGAAACACTTCTCTAGCATTAAGCGTATGAGATCCAATAGTTCATCGGCGCGGCTGGCAGGTCGGGTGCTGAGCAGTTTCAGTGCATGA